A section of the Bombus huntii isolate Logan2020A chromosome 5, iyBomHunt1.1, whole genome shotgun sequence genome encodes:
- the LOC126866178 gene encoding cullin-4B isoform X2 gives MCNHKMASTLYTKLTRLTEAHVQANIEQFLAESMDRHIFLKKMNECWQSHCRQMIMIRSIFLYLDRTYVLQNPSILSIWDMGLHLFRVYIVLNNLVQTRTVEGLLMLIEKERQGDTVDRTLLKSLLRMLSDLQIYQDAFETKFLVATERLYAAEGQRLMNEHDVPEYLAHVDKRLQEENERLLHYLDASTKWSLIHTVEKQLLSEHITSILQKGLSGLLDENRINDLSLLYNLYSRVKNGLVELCLNFNSYIKKKGKTIVIDPEKDKTMVQELLDFKDKMDNIVNTCFHKNEKFANSLKEAFEAFINQRANKPAELIAKFVDCKLRAGNKEATEEELERLLDKIMVLFRFIHGKDVFEAFYKKDLAKRLLVGKSASVDAEKSMLSKLKQECGGGFTSKLEGMFKDMELSKDINIAFKQYAGNLQSELSASNLDLTVSILTMGYWPTYPVMEVTLPPEMVQYQDVFNKFYLGKHSGRKLQWQPTLGHCVLKAWFNQGNKELQVSLFQALVLILFNDADNLSLEDIKAATNIEDGELRRTLQSLACGKARVLQKNPRGRDVADNDRFVFNADFTNKLFRIKINQIQMKETNEEQKATEERVYQDRQYQIDAAIVRIMKMRKTLSHNLLISELYNQLKFPVKPADLKKRIESLIDRDYMERDKDNANEYNYVA, from the exons ATGTGTAATCATAAGATGGCATCTACATTATATACAAAGTTAACAAGGTTAACAGAAGCTCATGTACAAGCAAATATAGAACAGTTTTTAGCAGAATCAATGGACAGGCAtatattcttaaaaaaaatgaatgaATGTTGGCAATCACATTGCAGACAAATGATTATGATCAGaagtatttttctatatttggATAGAACATATGTATTACAAAATCCAAGTATTTTATCTATTTG GGATATGGGTTTACATTTGTTTAGAGTGTATATTGTTCTGAATAACTTAGTTCAAACACGTACAGTGGAAGGATTACTTATGCTTATTGAAAAAGAGCGTCAAGGTGATACAGTGGATAGAACACTTCTTAAGTCTTTATTAAGAATGCTATCAGATCTACAAATCTACCAAGATGCCTTTGAAACTAA atttttgGTTGCTACTGAAAGACTATATGCTGCTGAAGGTCAACGACTGATGAATGAACACGATGTTCCTGAGTACTTAGCACACGTAGACAAACGGCTTCAAGAGGAAAACGAACGTTTGTTACATTACCTCGATGCATCTACAAA GTGGTCTTTGATACACACAGTGGAAAAGCAGTTATTATCTGAACATATTACTAGCATTTTACAAAAAGGATTAAGTGGTTTGCTGGATGAAAATAGAATTAATGATTTATCtttactttataatttatatagtCGAGTGAAAAACGGCCTTGTAGAACTTTGtctaaattttaattcttatattaag AAAAAAGGTAAAACCATAGTTATAGATCCAGAGAAAGATAAAACTATGGTTCAGGAACTCTTagatttcaaagataaaatggACAATATAGTTAATACATGTTTTCataagaatgaaaaatttgcaaatagTTTAAAAGAAGCTTTTGAAGCCTTTATTAATCAACGTGCGAACAAACCTGCTGAATTAATAG CGAAATTTGTTGATTGCAAGTTAAGGGCGGGTAATAAAGAAGCGACAGAAGAAGAATTAGAAAGATTATTAGATAAAATCATGGTATTGTTCAGATTTATACATGGAAAAGATGTATTCGAGGCATTCTATAAAAAAGATTTGGCCAAACGTTTGTTAGTTGGTAAATCAGCTTCTGTTGATGCTGAAAAATCCATGTTATCTAAATTGAAACAAGAATGTGGTGGTGGCTTTACCAGTAAATTGGAAGGGATGTTTAAAGATATGGAACTTAgtaaagatattaatattgcTTTTAAACAG TATGCAGGAAATTTGCAAAGCGAATTATCTGCTAGTAATTTGGATTTAACTGTTTCAATACTTACAATGGGTTATTGGCCAACATATCCTGTAATGGAAGTAACATTACCCCCAGAAATGGTTCAGTATCAAgatgtatttaataaattctatttgGGAAAACATAGCGGTAGAAAATTACAATGGCAACCTACTTTGGGGCATTGTGTATTAAAAGCTTGGTTTAATCAG GGTAATAAGGAACTCCAAGTTTCTTTGTTTCAAGCATTGGTGTTAATCTTATTTAATGATGCTGATAACTTGTCTTTGGAAGATATAAAAGCAGCAACAAATATAGAAGATGGTGAACTTAGGAGAACTCTACAATCCTTAGCTTGTGGCAAAGCCAGAGTGTTACAAAAAAATCCAAGAGGAAGAGATGTTGCAGATAATGATAGATTTGTTTTTAACGCagactttacaaataaattattcaggattaaaataaatcaaatacaAATGAAAGAAACG AACGAGGAACAAAAAGCTACAGAGGAAAGAGTCTATCAAGATAGACAATATCAGATAGATGCAGCTATTGttagaattatgaaaatgagaaaaacaCTTTCGCACAATCTGTTGATTAGTGAACTGTACAATCAGCTCAAGTTTCCTGTAAAG ccTGCAGATTTGAAGAAAAGAATTGAATCTCTCATAGATAGGGATTACATGGAACGAGATAAAGATAATGCAAACGAGTACAATTACGTTGCATAA
- the LOC126866178 gene encoding cullin-4A isoform X1, translated as MSRLGGTQVLATAQVKRTAADHAAVLNFGAAKRSKLSAVAVTEINEIENMTDTAATTTDTQKRANFSALTVGNPNGVNKISPSLANAKPGTARKLVIKNFKNKPKLPENYQEQTWEKLQEAVIAIQTSKSIRYSLEELYQAVENMCNHKMASTLYTKLTRLTEAHVQANIEQFLAESMDRHIFLKKMNECWQSHCRQMIMIRSIFLYLDRTYVLQNPSILSIWDMGLHLFRVYIVLNNLVQTRTVEGLLMLIEKERQGDTVDRTLLKSLLRMLSDLQIYQDAFETKFLVATERLYAAEGQRLMNEHDVPEYLAHVDKRLQEENERLLHYLDASTKWSLIHTVEKQLLSEHITSILQKGLSGLLDENRINDLSLLYNLYSRVKNGLVELCLNFNSYIKKKGKTIVIDPEKDKTMVQELLDFKDKMDNIVNTCFHKNEKFANSLKEAFEAFINQRANKPAELIAKFVDCKLRAGNKEATEEELERLLDKIMVLFRFIHGKDVFEAFYKKDLAKRLLVGKSASVDAEKSMLSKLKQECGGGFTSKLEGMFKDMELSKDINIAFKQYAGNLQSELSASNLDLTVSILTMGYWPTYPVMEVTLPPEMVQYQDVFNKFYLGKHSGRKLQWQPTLGHCVLKAWFNQGNKELQVSLFQALVLILFNDADNLSLEDIKAATNIEDGELRRTLQSLACGKARVLQKNPRGRDVADNDRFVFNADFTNKLFRIKINQIQMKETNEEQKATEERVYQDRQYQIDAAIVRIMKMRKTLSHNLLISELYNQLKFPVKPADLKKRIESLIDRDYMERDKDNANEYNYVA; from the exons ATGTCTAGGCTCGGGGGGACTCAGGTTCTAGCCACAGCACAGGTGAAGAGGACGGCCGCTGATCACGCAGCGGTGTTAAACTTTGGTGCTGCAAAACGCAGCAAGCTGTCCGCCGTTGCGGTCACGGAGATCAACGAGATTGAAAACATGACGGATACGGCTGCAACCACAACTGATACTCAAAAAAGGGCCAATTTCTCGGCTTTAACCGTTGGGAATCCAAACGGCGTCAACAAGATTTCACCAAGTTTGGCAAACGCGAAACCTGGTACAGCTAGAAAGCTCGTCATCAAAAACTTCAAAA ATAAACCAAAATTGCCTGAAAATTACCAAGAGCAAACATGGGAGAAGTTGCAAGAAGCTGTAATTGCAATCCAGACCAGCAAAAGTATTCGTTATTCATTAGAAGAGCTTTATCAGGCAGTTGAAAATATGTGTAATCATAAGATGGCATCTACATTATATACAAAGTTAACAAGGTTAACAGAAGCTCATGTACAAGCAAATATAGAACAGTTTTTAGCAGAATCAATGGACAGGCAtatattcttaaaaaaaatgaatgaATGTTGGCAATCACATTGCAGACAAATGATTATGATCAGaagtatttttctatatttggATAGAACATATGTATTACAAAATCCAAGTATTTTATCTATTTG GGATATGGGTTTACATTTGTTTAGAGTGTATATTGTTCTGAATAACTTAGTTCAAACACGTACAGTGGAAGGATTACTTATGCTTATTGAAAAAGAGCGTCAAGGTGATACAGTGGATAGAACACTTCTTAAGTCTTTATTAAGAATGCTATCAGATCTACAAATCTACCAAGATGCCTTTGAAACTAA atttttgGTTGCTACTGAAAGACTATATGCTGCTGAAGGTCAACGACTGATGAATGAACACGATGTTCCTGAGTACTTAGCACACGTAGACAAACGGCTTCAAGAGGAAAACGAACGTTTGTTACATTACCTCGATGCATCTACAAA GTGGTCTTTGATACACACAGTGGAAAAGCAGTTATTATCTGAACATATTACTAGCATTTTACAAAAAGGATTAAGTGGTTTGCTGGATGAAAATAGAATTAATGATTTATCtttactttataatttatatagtCGAGTGAAAAACGGCCTTGTAGAACTTTGtctaaattttaattcttatattaag AAAAAAGGTAAAACCATAGTTATAGATCCAGAGAAAGATAAAACTATGGTTCAGGAACTCTTagatttcaaagataaaatggACAATATAGTTAATACATGTTTTCataagaatgaaaaatttgcaaatagTTTAAAAGAAGCTTTTGAAGCCTTTATTAATCAACGTGCGAACAAACCTGCTGAATTAATAG CGAAATTTGTTGATTGCAAGTTAAGGGCGGGTAATAAAGAAGCGACAGAAGAAGAATTAGAAAGATTATTAGATAAAATCATGGTATTGTTCAGATTTATACATGGAAAAGATGTATTCGAGGCATTCTATAAAAAAGATTTGGCCAAACGTTTGTTAGTTGGTAAATCAGCTTCTGTTGATGCTGAAAAATCCATGTTATCTAAATTGAAACAAGAATGTGGTGGTGGCTTTACCAGTAAATTGGAAGGGATGTTTAAAGATATGGAACTTAgtaaagatattaatattgcTTTTAAACAG TATGCAGGAAATTTGCAAAGCGAATTATCTGCTAGTAATTTGGATTTAACTGTTTCAATACTTACAATGGGTTATTGGCCAACATATCCTGTAATGGAAGTAACATTACCCCCAGAAATGGTTCAGTATCAAgatgtatttaataaattctatttgGGAAAACATAGCGGTAGAAAATTACAATGGCAACCTACTTTGGGGCATTGTGTATTAAAAGCTTGGTTTAATCAG GGTAATAAGGAACTCCAAGTTTCTTTGTTTCAAGCATTGGTGTTAATCTTATTTAATGATGCTGATAACTTGTCTTTGGAAGATATAAAAGCAGCAACAAATATAGAAGATGGTGAACTTAGGAGAACTCTACAATCCTTAGCTTGTGGCAAAGCCAGAGTGTTACAAAAAAATCCAAGAGGAAGAGATGTTGCAGATAATGATAGATTTGTTTTTAACGCagactttacaaataaattattcaggattaaaataaatcaaatacaAATGAAAGAAACG AACGAGGAACAAAAAGCTACAGAGGAAAGAGTCTATCAAGATAGACAATATCAGATAGATGCAGCTATTGttagaattatgaaaatgagaaaaacaCTTTCGCACAATCTGTTGATTAGTGAACTGTACAATCAGCTCAAGTTTCCTGTAAAG ccTGCAGATTTGAAGAAAAGAATTGAATCTCTCATAGATAGGGATTACATGGAACGAGATAAAGATAATGCAAACGAGTACAATTACGTTGCATAA
- the LOC126866184 gene encoding mitochondrial intermediate peptidase isoform X2 yields the protein MIQVLRKQFSRNCKRHRNVNTWSSLATAFNSISKEKYGFDFLKKETGLFGIPELKTSEGFNILKDQAISQTDALITESISQNRKRKMVEIFDDMSDTLCKVADLAEFIRVAHPEKQFVTAAENTCLFVSGIVEKLNTHRELYNALKHVVYNGDTQETSLVDKHVATLFLSDFELCAIHLPESIREKVVQLNYYTLQVGQKFMAGTSNPRAVDANFVPLNVRQYFTQKDNKIHVQGLYVDSPNNLVRETAYRIFLYPDEEQEYLLQELLNSRHILAKLCGFPSYAHRAVKGSTVERPEVIYEFLNILNNNLKLRAMQDFNEMQKMKDAESPVKQKIMPWDTAYFTTKAKRTWLNMSITEFAPYFSLGACMDGINILIQALYGIRLEYVPVLCGEVWASNVHKIAVIDENEEVLGYIYCDFFEREGKPNQDCHFTIRGGRQLPDGSYQNPIVVLMLSLPVPTWSKPCLLTPASVENLFHEMGHALHSMLGRTKYQHVTGTRCSTDFAEVPSVLMEYFASDPRVVSTFAKHFQTLEQIPITLLDKLYASKNIFCASELQNQIYYSMLDQVYHSAPLEKPSTEILKEIQGKYYELPYVENTILFAGMAIKIFSSSWIWCEILLLFSISSNCFLDMANILSSRSLQSNGRRSISKGMFSTWRWKTAF from the exons ATGATTCAAGTATTAAGAAAACAATTTTCAAGAAATTGTAAAAGACACAGAAATGTTAATACATGGTCATCTCTAGCAACAGCATTCAATTCCAttagtaaagaaaaatatggttttgatttcttaaaaaaggaaact GGACTATTTGGAATACCTGAGTTAAAGACATCAGAaggatttaatattttaaaagacCAAGCAATATCTCAAACAGATGCACTTATAACAGAATCTATAAGtcaaaatagaaaacgaaaaatggTGGAAATTTTTGATGATATGTCTGATACGTTATGTAAAGTTGCAGATTTAGCAGAGTTCATTAGAGTTGCACATCCAGAAAAGCAGTTTGTTACAGCTGCAGAGAATACTTGTCTATTTGTTAGTGGTATTGTAGAGAA GTTAAATACTCATCGTGAATTGTATAATGCATTAAAACATGTTGTGTACAATGGAGATACTCAAGAAACATCTCTAGTGGATAAACATGTTGCAACATTATTCTTGTCTGATTTTGAATTATGTGCTATTCATTTACCAGAGTCTATAAGAGAAAAAGTTGTACAGTTGAATTATTATACGTTAcaa GTAGGCCAGAAATTTATGGCAGGTACTAGTAATCCAAGAGCAGTAGATGCTAATTTTGTTCCACTTAATGTAAGGCAATA TTTCACAcagaaagataataaaatacatgtTCAAGGACTTTATGTAGATTCTCCTAATAATCTTGTTAGAGAAACAGCATATCGTATATTTCTATATCCTGATGAAGAACAAGAATATCTTCTACAAGAACTTTTGAACTCCAGACACATTTTGGCTAAACTATGTGGTTTCCCATCCTATGCTCACCG AGCTGTTAAAGGAAGTACTGTAGAAAGACCTGAAGTAATATATGAATTccttaatattttaaataataatctaaaaCTTAGAGCAATGCAAGATTTTAATGAGATGCAAAAGATGAAAGACGCTGAATCGCCTGTAAAACAG AAAATAATGCCGTGGGATACAGCATATTTCACAACAAAAGCAAAAAGGACTTGGTTGAATATGTCCATTACTGAATTTGCTCCATATTTTTCACTTGGTGCTTGCATGGATGGCATTAACATATTAATACAAGCATTGTATGGCATTCGATTGGAGTATGTACCAGTTTTATGTGGTGAAGTTTGGGCAAGCAATGTACATAAAATTGCTGTAATAGACGAAAATGAAGAGGTTTTGGGTTATATATACTGTGATTTCTTTGAAAGAGAAGGGAAACCTAATCAAGACTGTCACTTTACGATTAGAGGTGGAAGGCAACTTCCAGATGGATCTTATCAA AATCCGATAGTAGTATTAATGTTATCATTGCCAGTTCCAACATGGTCAAAACCATGTTTACTTACTCCTGCCTCtgtagaaaatttattccatGAAATGGGCCATGCATTACATTCTATGTTAGGTAGGACAAAATACCAACATGTAACTGGAACCAGATGCAGCACAGATTTTGCAGAGGTTCCAAGTGTTTTAATGGAATATTTTGCAAGTGATCCAAGA GTTGTATCCACGTTTGCTAAACACTTCCAAACTTTGGAACAAATACCAATAACATTATTAGATAAATTATATGCCTCAAAGAACATATTTTGTGCTTCTGAATTacaaaatcaaatatattatagcaTGTTAGATCAAGTTTATCACAGTGCCCCATTAGAAAAGCCATCAACcgaaattttaaaagaaatacagGGTAAATACTATGAACTTCCTTATGTCGAAAATACA ATTTTATTTGCAGGCATGGCAATTAAGATTTTCTCATCTAGTTGGATATGGTGCGAAATATTACTCCTATTTAGTATCTCGAGCAATTGCTTCTTGGATATGGCAAACATACTTTCAAGCAGATCCCTTCAATCGAACGGCAGGCGATCGATATCGAAAGGAATGTTTAGTACATGGAGGTGGAAAACCGCCTTCTAA
- the LOC126866184 gene encoding mitochondrial intermediate peptidase isoform X1, with protein sequence MIQVLRKQFSRNCKRHRNVNTWSSLATAFNSISKEKYGFDFLKKETGLFGIPELKTSEGFNILKDQAISQTDALITESISQNRKRKMVEIFDDMSDTLCKVADLAEFIRVAHPEKQFVTAAENTCLFVSGIVEKLNTHRELYNALKHVVYNGDTQETSLVDKHVATLFLSDFELCAIHLPESIREKVVQLNYYTLQVGQKFMAGTSNPRAVDANFVPLNVRQYFTQKDNKIHVQGLYVDSPNNLVRETAYRIFLYPDEEQEYLLQELLNSRHILAKLCGFPSYAHRAVKGSTVERPEVIYEFLNILNNNLKLRAMQDFNEMQKMKDAESPVKQKIMPWDTAYFTTKAKRTWLNMSITEFAPYFSLGACMDGINILIQALYGIRLEYVPVLCGEVWASNVHKIAVIDENEEVLGYIYCDFFEREGKPNQDCHFTIRGGRQLPDGSYQNPIVVLMLSLPVPTWSKPCLLTPASVENLFHEMGHALHSMLGRTKYQHVTGTRCSTDFAEVPSVLMEYFASDPRVVSTFAKHFQTLEQIPITLLDKLYASKNIFCASELQNQIYYSMLDQVYHSAPLEKPSTEILKEIQGKYYELPYVENTAWQLRFSHLVGYGAKYYSYLVSRAIASWIWQTYFQADPFNRTAGDRYRKECLVHGGGKPPSKLVSDFLNKEASASNFAKSLLFEIDIKMEHVEKLRG encoded by the exons ATGATTCAAGTATTAAGAAAACAATTTTCAAGAAATTGTAAAAGACACAGAAATGTTAATACATGGTCATCTCTAGCAACAGCATTCAATTCCAttagtaaagaaaaatatggttttgatttcttaaaaaaggaaact GGACTATTTGGAATACCTGAGTTAAAGACATCAGAaggatttaatattttaaaagacCAAGCAATATCTCAAACAGATGCACTTATAACAGAATCTATAAGtcaaaatagaaaacgaaaaatggTGGAAATTTTTGATGATATGTCTGATACGTTATGTAAAGTTGCAGATTTAGCAGAGTTCATTAGAGTTGCACATCCAGAAAAGCAGTTTGTTACAGCTGCAGAGAATACTTGTCTATTTGTTAGTGGTATTGTAGAGAA GTTAAATACTCATCGTGAATTGTATAATGCATTAAAACATGTTGTGTACAATGGAGATACTCAAGAAACATCTCTAGTGGATAAACATGTTGCAACATTATTCTTGTCTGATTTTGAATTATGTGCTATTCATTTACCAGAGTCTATAAGAGAAAAAGTTGTACAGTTGAATTATTATACGTTAcaa GTAGGCCAGAAATTTATGGCAGGTACTAGTAATCCAAGAGCAGTAGATGCTAATTTTGTTCCACTTAATGTAAGGCAATA TTTCACAcagaaagataataaaatacatgtTCAAGGACTTTATGTAGATTCTCCTAATAATCTTGTTAGAGAAACAGCATATCGTATATTTCTATATCCTGATGAAGAACAAGAATATCTTCTACAAGAACTTTTGAACTCCAGACACATTTTGGCTAAACTATGTGGTTTCCCATCCTATGCTCACCG AGCTGTTAAAGGAAGTACTGTAGAAAGACCTGAAGTAATATATGAATTccttaatattttaaataataatctaaaaCTTAGAGCAATGCAAGATTTTAATGAGATGCAAAAGATGAAAGACGCTGAATCGCCTGTAAAACAG AAAATAATGCCGTGGGATACAGCATATTTCACAACAAAAGCAAAAAGGACTTGGTTGAATATGTCCATTACTGAATTTGCTCCATATTTTTCACTTGGTGCTTGCATGGATGGCATTAACATATTAATACAAGCATTGTATGGCATTCGATTGGAGTATGTACCAGTTTTATGTGGTGAAGTTTGGGCAAGCAATGTACATAAAATTGCTGTAATAGACGAAAATGAAGAGGTTTTGGGTTATATATACTGTGATTTCTTTGAAAGAGAAGGGAAACCTAATCAAGACTGTCACTTTACGATTAGAGGTGGAAGGCAACTTCCAGATGGATCTTATCAA AATCCGATAGTAGTATTAATGTTATCATTGCCAGTTCCAACATGGTCAAAACCATGTTTACTTACTCCTGCCTCtgtagaaaatttattccatGAAATGGGCCATGCATTACATTCTATGTTAGGTAGGACAAAATACCAACATGTAACTGGAACCAGATGCAGCACAGATTTTGCAGAGGTTCCAAGTGTTTTAATGGAATATTTTGCAAGTGATCCAAGA GTTGTATCCACGTTTGCTAAACACTTCCAAACTTTGGAACAAATACCAATAACATTATTAGATAAATTATATGCCTCAAAGAACATATTTTGTGCTTCTGAATTacaaaatcaaatatattatagcaTGTTAGATCAAGTTTATCACAGTGCCCCATTAGAAAAGCCATCAACcgaaattttaaaagaaatacagGGTAAATACTATGAACTTCCTTATGTCGAAAATACA GCATGGCAATTAAGATTTTCTCATCTAGTTGGATATGGTGCGAAATATTACTCCTATTTAGTATCTCGAGCAATTGCTTCTTGGATATGGCAAACATACTTTCAAGCAGATCCCTTCAATCGAACGGCAGGCGATCGATATCGAAAGGAATGTTTAGTACATGGAGGTGGAAAACCGCCTTCTAAATTAGTATCTGACTTCTTGAATAAGGAAGCTAGTGCTAGTAACTTCGCAAAATCTTTGCTTTTCGAAATCGACATAAAAATGGAGCATGTAGAAAAATTAAGAGGATAA